The Saprospiraceae bacterium genome includes a window with the following:
- a CDS encoding helix-turn-helix domain-containing protein produces the protein MLSQKTVLTFDEVAAYTGLSKSYLYKLTSTGGIPCYKPQGKHIYFNKQEIDQWLLQGRKATTAEIETAAINFVHLKKSTK, from the coding sequence ATGTTATCACAAAAGACAGTATTAACTTTTGATGAAGTAGCAGCCTATACAGGACTTTCAAAAAGCTATCTTTACAAACTTACTTCCACAGGTGGAATACCTTGTTACAAGCCACAAGGCAAACATATCTATTTCAATAAACAGGAAATAGATCAATGGCTTTTGCAGGGCAGGAAAGCCACAACAGCAGAAATTGAAACAGCAGCAATAAATTTTGTACACCTTAAAAAAAGTACAAAATGA